Part of the Streptomyces sp. f51 genome is shown below.
AACACCCGCAACCTCTGCATCAGAACGTACGTGTGAACGTATCGCGCCGCTCGTTGCGAGTGGAACGCCGAACAGGGCTGCGTAGAGGGGCTGTTACGTACGGGGTGTGCCGACCGTCCCGGTGCGTATGGCCTGGAGGAGGTGGCCGACGGGGGTGGGGGCGGTGGTCAGGACGATGCCGGGGTCGTCGGATTCGCGGAGGTGCAGGGCCGCGCGGGTGGAGGCGAGTTCGACGCAGGAGTCGCCGTCGCCGGGCCCCGAGAAGGACGACTTCTGCCAGTTGTCAGGGGTGGTCATGGGTGCCTCTCACAGCTCCTTGGTCAACCTGTGGACGAAGTCGCGGGACCGGTCGGAGTCCAGCGACACGTCCCCGACTTTATGGAAGAGCGTGCGATACGCGTTGAGTTGGGCCTCGGAGTCGATGAACGCCGCGCCCTGGGGAGCGTCGCGCACGACGGTGTCCAGCTTGGGCGCGGTGCCTCCCGCGTAGGTCATGGCGCTCGCCGCGCCGCCGAAGCCCTCCAGGTCGAAGGGGATGACGCGCACGGTGATGTGGTCGGCCTCGCAGAGGTCGAGCACATGGGTGAGTTGGGCACGGGACGTGGCACGGTCGCCGACCATGATGCGCAGCGCGGCCTCGTGCACGATGCCGTCGTACCGCTTGGGGGCGGGGCCTTCGAGCAGTTCCTGGCGCTGCATGCGGTGCTGCACGCGCAACTCCACCTCGTCGAGCGGAAGTTCCGGTACCCGGTAGGAGAAGACCGCGCGCGCGTACCGCTCCGTCTGGAGGAGGCCGGGGATGTGGAGGAACTGGACGTCCCGCAGGAACGTCGCGTGGTGTTCCAGCTCGGCGAGGTCGAGGAACGGGGTGGGCAGCGAGCCGCGGTACGGCTCCCACCACCCGCGTGTCCTGTCGGTGGCCATGGAGACCAGGGCCTCCACGAACGCCTCGTCCGTGCAGACGTACTGTGCCGCGAGCCGGCGTAAGCGTTTCTCGCTCACGCCCGCGAGGCCGGCTTCGATCTGGCTGATCTGCGCGGGGCTCACGCCGAGGAGCGTGGCCGCTTCCCGCGACGCGAGCCCCGCCGCCTCCCGGAGCCGCCGCAGTTCGGCCGCCAGCCGCAGCTGACGTGCTGTCGGGTCACGCCTCAATGCCATCGGCTTCCCCTCTCGGCGTACCCACGAAGGTGACGTTCGGGGGGCAGATTACGCGACCGCCACGAGGCATCTAAAGAGTTAGGGCTACGTTCGGTCACCCAGGCGTCACTCTGAGAGGCACGGAACCAATCCATGTCCTGGTGTGGGTTTTCCGGCGACAGGTCCGGGTCGTCAGCGCCAGTCGCGCCGGCCGCCGGAGAACGCCCTCGATCGCCATGGGCGGAGCTGGACCATGGCGCCGCTGTCGAGACCCTCTTGTGGATGTTGTGAAAGGTGTGCGGGGTCAACGTGGGTGGCGGGGGGCAGGGTGATGGGGTAACTCGGGTGGCCCGGGCGGTTGGTGGGGGAACGGGTTGGGTGGTGGCGGTGCCGTCCGTTCGGGCTTCGACACCCTCCTTAGACTCTCAGTAGGCTCGGTTCACCCCCGAACTCGCGCCCTCCCCATACGACCCCAGGACACCCGCCATGGCCCGACGCACCAACTCCAGTCCGACGGGCGGCTCGCCGGGTCCGAGGAATCGGACGCCGCAGCCCCT
Proteins encoded:
- a CDS encoding helix-turn-helix transcriptional regulator, coding for MALRRDPTARQLRLAAELRRLREAAGLASREAATLLGVSPAQISQIEAGLAGVSEKRLRRLAAQYVCTDEAFVEALVSMATDRTRGWWEPYRGSLPTPFLDLAELEHHATFLRDVQFLHIPGLLQTERYARAVFSYRVPELPLDEVELRVQHRMQRQELLEGPAPKRYDGIVHEAALRIMVGDRATSRAQLTHVLDLCEADHITVRVIPFDLEGFGGAASAMTYAGGTAPKLDTVVRDAPQGAAFIDSEAQLNAYRTLFHKVGDVSLDSDRSRDFVHRLTKEL
- a CDS encoding DUF397 domain-containing protein, which codes for MTTPDNWQKSSFSGPGDGDSCVELASTRAALHLRESDDPGIVLTTAPTPVGHLLQAIRTGTVGTPRT